Proteins from a genomic interval of Rosa chinensis cultivar Old Blush chromosome 2, RchiOBHm-V2, whole genome shotgun sequence:
- the LOC112187804 gene encoding DNA-directed RNA polymerases II, IV and V subunit 8B yields the protein MLSFLFDDTFVIEKLDPDGKKFDKVSRIVARSEKHGALLHLDVNSEIYPMHEKDKFLMVLSPTLNYSGAPVTNQAQVEQKSLADKFEYIMHGLLYKMDHMRSEPSDGGSKSPPLVEVFVSFGGLQMRLRADPTSCAKFKVDQNMFLLIRKLM from the exons ATGCTGAGTTTCTTGTTTGATGATACTTTTGTCATCGAGAAGCTGGACCCGGATGGTAAAAAGTTTGATAAAG TTTCCAGAATTGTAGCACGGAGTGAGAAGCATGGTGCTTTGCTGCACCTGGATGTGAATTCGGAGATATACCCTATGCATGAGAAGGATAAATTTTTGATGGTGCTGTCTCCCACACTTAACTACAGTGGAGCACCTGTTACGAACCAGGCACAG GTTGAACAGAAGTCTCTCGCAGACAAGTTTGAATATATCATGCATGGTTTGCTGTATAAAATGGATCACATGAGATCAGAACCTTCAGATGGAGGCTCAAAGTCACCACCCTTAGT GGaggtatttgtttcttttggtgGGCTACAGATGAGGCTGAGAGCTGATCCCACCAGCTGTGCAAAGTTTAAGGTTGACCAGAACATGTTTTTGCTTATCAGGAAATTGATGTAG